One window of the Arvicanthis niloticus isolate mArvNil1 chromosome 23, mArvNil1.pat.X, whole genome shotgun sequence genome contains the following:
- the Lyset gene encoding lysosomal enzyme trafficking factor isoform X1, producing MPKAPAYSELGDSCTLAGGTGRFPGPLHRAWRMMNFRQRMGWIGVGLYLLASAAAFYYVFEINETYNRLALEHIQQHPEEPREGTTWTHSLKARLLSLPFWFWTVIFLIPYLQMFLFLYSCTRADPKTVGYCIIPICLAVICNRHQAFVKASNQISRLQLIDT from the exons ATGCCAAAGGCACCTGCCTATTCAGAACTGGGTGACTCTTGCACGCTTGCAGGGGGAACAGGAAGATTTCCGGGACCACT GCACAGAGCATGGAGAATGATGAACTTCCGTCAGCGGATGGGATGGATTGGAGTGGGACTGTATTTGCTAGCAAGTGCTGCAGcgttttattatgtttttgaaaTCAATGAGACTTACAACAGGTTGGCTTTGGAACACATTCAGCAGCACCCTGAGGAGCCTCGGGAAGGAACCACATGGACACACTCCTTGAAAGCTCGGTTACTTTCCCTGCCCTTTTGGTTTTGGACAGTTATTTTCTTGATACCGTACTTACAGatgtttttgttcctttattCTTGTACGAGAGCGGATCCCAAAACGGTGGGCTACTGTATTATCCCCATATGCTTGGCAGTTATCTGCAATCGTCACCAGGCATTTGTCAAGGCTTCTAATCAGATCAGCAGACTACAACTGATTGACACATAA
- the Lyset gene encoding lysosomal enzyme trafficking factor isoform X2, whose translation MMNFRQRMGWIGVGLYLLASAAAFYYVFEINETYNRLALEHIQQHPEEPREGTTWTHSLKARLLSLPFWFWTVIFLIPYLQMFLFLYSCTRADPKTVGYCIIPICLAVICNRHQAFVKASNQISRLQLIDT comes from the coding sequence ATGATGAACTTCCGTCAGCGGATGGGATGGATTGGAGTGGGACTGTATTTGCTAGCAAGTGCTGCAGcgttttattatgtttttgaaaTCAATGAGACTTACAACAGGTTGGCTTTGGAACACATTCAGCAGCACCCTGAGGAGCCTCGGGAAGGAACCACATGGACACACTCCTTGAAAGCTCGGTTACTTTCCCTGCCCTTTTGGTTTTGGACAGTTATTTTCTTGATACCGTACTTACAGatgtttttgttcctttattCTTGTACGAGAGCGGATCCCAAAACGGTGGGCTACTGTATTATCCCCATATGCTTGGCAGTTATCTGCAATCGTCACCAGGCATTTGTCAAGGCTTCTAATCAGATCAGCAGACTACAACTGATTGACACATAA
- the Moap1 gene encoding modulator of apoptosis 1: MTLRLLEDWCRGMDMNPRKALLVAGIPPTCGVADIEEALQAGLAPLGEHRLLGRMFRRDENKNVALIGLTVETGSALVPKEIPAKGGAWRVIFKPPDADNDFLCRLNEFLKGEGMTMGELTRVLGTRNDPLSLDQGIMTPEIRAPMLAQAIDEALKPTLQYLRYKRLSVFSGRDPPGPGEEEFESWMFHTTQVMKTWQVSDVEKRRRLIESLRGPAFEIIRVLKINNPFITVSECLKTLETIFGIIDNPRALQVKYLTTYQKDDEKLSAYVLRLEPLLQKLVQKGAIEKEVVNQARLDQVIAGAVHKSVRRELGLPEGSPAPGLLQLLTLIKDKEAAEEEARLQAELEGYFT, encoded by the coding sequence ATGACACTGAGACTCTTAGAAGACTGGTGCCGAGGGATGGATATGAACCCTCGGAAAGCACTATTGGTTGCCGGCATTCCTCCGACCTGCGGAGTAGCAGACATCGAGGAGGCCCTACAGGCTGGCCTTGCTCCATTAGGGGAACACAGACTGCTTGGGAGGATGTTCAGGAGAGATGAGAACAAGAATGTAGCCTTGATTGGGCTTACAGTAGAGACTGGCAGTGCCCTGGTCCCCAAGGAGATACCTGCAAAAGGAGGTGCCTGGAGAGTGATCTTTAAGCCTCCTGATGCTGATAATGACTTTTTATGCAGattaaatgagtttttaaagGGAGAGGGTATGACAATGGGTGAATTAACTAGAGTTCTTGGGACTCGGAATGACCCTCTCAGCCTAGACCAGGGCATAATGACCCCTGAAATTCGAGCACCCATGTTAGCCCAGGCAATAGATGAGGCTCTTAAGCCTACCCTGCAGTATCTGAGGTACAAAAGGCTGAGTGTGTTCTCAGGCAGGGATCCTCCAGGACCAGGTGAGGAGGAATTTGAATCTTGGATGTTTCATACTACCCAAGTAATGAAAACATGGCAGGTGTCAGATGTAGAGAAAAGAAGGCGGTTGATAGAGAGCCTGAGAGGCCCAGCATTTGAAATTATTCGAGTCCTCAAGATAAACAACCCCTTCATTACAGTTTCGGAATGCCTGAAGACACTTGAAACGATATTTGGGATTATTGATAATCCTAGGGCATTGCAGGTCAAATACCTTACTACTTACCAGAAGGATGATGAAAAGCTATCTGCCTATGTTCTAAGGTTGGAGCCTCTACTACAGAAACTGGTACAGAAAGGAGCAATTGAGAAAGAAGTTGTGAATCAGGCCCGTCTAGACCAAGTCATTGCTGGGGCAGTCCACAAGTCAGTTCGAAGAGAGCTTGGACTGCCGGAGGGTAGCCCAGCCCCAGGCTTACTGCAGTTGCTGACACTGATAAAAGATAAGGAGGCAGCAGAGGAAGAGGCCCGTCTTCAGGCTGAATTAGAAGGCTATTTCACTTGA